In the Campylobacter lari genome, ACTCTTACACCATATAACTTACTAGCTAATTGTCTATAAGCATCAGTGATTGCTGCTCTTTTAGCTAAAGCTAAAGCTTGACCAACAGAAACTGTATTTAAAGGAGCAATACCTTCACCCACTGCTGTAAAAGTTAGATCATTGTCTGTACTTGTATCATTTGCAAGCATTTTTTCTTCTCTAATGATATTACGCACATCATCTTTATCAACCTTTTGAATCACAACATCAGAACTTGAAGCTTGAGCAGCTTGAGTTTGATTTGGATTCACACCTCTTTGATCTAGTGCGCATGCACTAAAACCCAAAGCCAAACAAAACATAAAAACAACTTTTTTCATTTTTTACACCTTCAATTTATTTGATTTTATTAAAACAGCAAAAAGCATTCCAAAAATTTTACTATTCTAAATTTAAATCCATATTAGCTTCAGCATCTAATTCCTCATCTTCTTCTTTAGGACATTTAGCAATGCTTACAACCTCATCGTTTTCAACATTAACAACAATTACACCACTTGTATTTCTACCTGCTTTTCTAATACTTTGCATATCAACGCGTATCATCTTACCACTGCTTGTTAATGCCATTAAATCCATACTTTCATCAACTATAACTATACCGATTAAGTCTTTTGTTTTAGCAGTAAGTTTCATACAAATAACACCCTTGCCGCCTCTGCTTTGAAGTCTGTATTCTCCAGCATCAGTACGCTTGCCTATGCCTTTGGCACTTACGCTTAAAATTTCTTGGGCATCATTTTCTATAACAACAGCTCCCACAACCTCATCATCTTTTTCTTTAAATTTAATCGCAGTTACCCCTCTACTTACACGACCAATCTCTCTAACTTTAGCAAGTGGGAATTTAATGCACATACCTTTTTTAGTTACCGCAAAAAGCATTTTACCACTAGTAATATTTTCTAATTCTTCACTATTTTCACTGCTTTCATTTTCTAGATTTTCATCTATTTCTAAATTTTCATCTGCATTTATATTTGCGATTTCATTTTCATCTCTTGCTACAATAATTGCAGTAACGAGCTCATCATTCTCATCTAAATTAATCGCTTTTACACCCACGCTTCTAATGTTTTGATACTCACTTAAATTTGTGCGTTTTACGATACCATTTTTTGTAAAGAAACACAATGATTTACTTTCATCAAAGTCAGTGGTTGGGATAATTGCCATGATTTTTTCATCTGCTTGTAGATTAATAAGATTAACCACGGCTTTACCTTTAGCAGTTCTACTTCCTTCAGGAATTTTATAAACTTTAAGCCAGTAAAGTTGTCCACGATCAGTAACAAACATCAAAGTATCATGCGTGTTTGCTGTAAAGAAGCTTTCTATAAAATCATCATCATAAGTTGTAACCGCAACCTTGCCTTTGCCACCACGTTTTTGTTTTTCATATTGCTTACTTGGAACACGTTTAATATAACCACGATGCGTGATAGTAACTACCATGTTTTCATTTGGTATTAAATCTTCTATATCAATATCATCATAATCATCTTCAATTTGGGTGATTCTTGGCACATCAAATTTAGTTCTAATTTCTTTTAACTCATCTTTAATTAAATTTTCAAGTAAAGTCTCACTTTTTAAAATTTGATCAAGTCTTTCAATTTCTGCTAATAATTCTCTTAATTCATTATCAATCTTTTCTCTCTCAAGTCCTGTTAAACGGCCTAATTTCATATCTAAAATCGCGTTTGATTGAAGCTCACTTAAGCCAAATTTTTCCATCAATAAATTTTTAGCCGTTGGATTATCAGGAGAATTTTTAATCAAGGTTATCACTTCATCGATATTATCTAGTGCAATTTTTAAACCTTCTAAAATATGTGCTCTAGCTCTAGCTTTTTGCAATTCATAAATCGTTCTTCTAATAATTACAGTTTTTCTATGATTTAAGAACAAATTTAAAAGCTCGATTAAAGAAAAAACTTTTGGTTCTTTGTTATGTATAGCAAGCATAATCACACCAAAAGTACTTTCCATAGTGGTAGATTTAAAAAGATTATTCAACACAATCTCACTCATAGCATCGCGTTTTAGTTCAATCACCACGCGAATTCCTTCTCTATCACTCTCATCTCTAACTTCAGCAATACCTTCGATTTGTTTTTCTTTAGCAAGTTCAGCAATTTGCTCTATTAATCTTGCTTTGTTAGTTTGATAAGGAAGTTCATCTATGACGATAATATCTTTATTAGCTCTTTTTTCAATATGGGTTTTTGCTCTTACTTTTACCCTACCACGACCTGTACGGTAAGCTTCTATAATACCTTTTTTACCAAAAATAATACCACCGGTTGGAAAATCAGGGCCTTTGATAAAATGCATGATTTCTTCTAAGCTTGCATTTTTATTGTCAATTAAATATAGCAAACCATCAATAAGCTCATTCAAACTATGCGGAGGAATATTAGTAGCCATACCTACTGCAATACCACTTGAACCATTAAGTAATAAATTTGGCACCCTAGCAGGTAAAACATCAGGTTCACTCATAGAATCATCATAATTTGGTATAAAATCAACTGTGTCTTTTTCTATATCACGCAAAAGCTCTTCAGCTAAAATTGTCATTCTAGCTTCAGTATAACGCATCGCAGCAGCACCATCACCATCAATAGAACCAAAGTTTCCTTGCCCATCCACACTTGGATAACGCATAGAAAAATCTTGCGCCATTCTTACTAAAGCATCATATACAGCTGTATCACCATGTGGATGGTATTTACCAATTACATCGCCCACTATACGTGCTGATTTTTTGTAAGCACTACGACTTCCAACACCTAAATCATTCATAGCATATAAAATTCTTCTATGAACAGGTTTAAGCCCATCTCTAGCATCAGGCAAAGCACGGCCTATAATAACACTCATAGAATAATCTAAATAACTACTTTTTATAGAACTTTCTATATCTATATTTTCAATATCTGAATCTTTAGTAAAAATATTTTCCATAAAAATCCTTAAAATTAATGCCTATATTGTATCAAATTTTGCATTAGCTAAAACTAAAGCAAAAAGTACTTCGATATTATTTTTTTCTAAAAACTCTTTTGCTTCAAGCAAACTTAAACCCGTAGTTACCACATCATCTACTAAAATTACAGGATATTTTGGACGCTTTAAAAGCTTATAAGTTCTTTTATTATCTTTACGAAATTGCAAACTTTTTCCACTATATTTATGCTGCGAACTAGCTTGTAAAGCATGATACATAGGCTTTATAAATTGAGTTTTTAAATGTTTGGTTAAAATAGCAGTATGAGAGTAATTTTTATATGTTTTATCATCTAAAGCTATGGCATTAATTTCACAAGAAGGTTGAAAAAAATCTTTAAATTTAGCAAAGCTTAATTTTGCAAGCGCATTTAAAACAAAATATCCTTGAAATTTGTGTTTAAAATAAATTAGATGTTTAATTTGCTCATATTGATAAAAATAATAAACTTTAAAATTTCCCTCAAGTTCTCTTATACCCAAAGAATATTCTAAAAGCTCTTCCTTGCAAGCTGGACAAAAGCTCGCAAAGGAAAATCCATGACAATTAAAACACCTCACAAAGAACTAATGATATCTGCGGATTTATTAGCCACTTGTTTAATAAGAAGCTGAGTGAAGAAAGGTAGATCTTTTATATTATAAAAACCTTTAACTTCTTGTTTGGTTTTGATATTAATAGTTTTACTAGTGTTAATATCTTTTAATGTTAACTGACTAGCAATAATTGAAAATAAAGAATTAGAATCAAATTTTGAATAAAAATCGTTAAAACTTAAATCCACCCTTAAAACATAAGGAGAATCTTGTGTATTTTCAACCACCACTATACCTCTATTTTCTAATTCTTCTTTTAAAAACACATAAAAATAGTAGTTAAAATTTTCATTAATATAATAATTATATCCATCAGAAGAAGCATATTTTAAATTCTCATTTAA is a window encoding:
- a CDS encoding LPP20 family lipoprotein, which produces MKKVVFMFCLALGFSACALDQRGVNPNQTQAAQASSSDVVIQKVDKDDVRNIIREEKMLANDTSTDNDLTFTAVGEGIAPLNTVSVGQALALAKRAAITDAYRQLASKLYGVRVNGKDTVKDAMLKSSTITAQVNGLIKNASVVDQDFKDGLYRVNVELKIDADKWKELFAY
- the mapA gene encoding outer membrane lipoprotein MapA, with amino-acid sequence MFKKIFVFILALFFSACAVNSKNQSIARVNEVIKVQAECYEPSNSKAYEAKIKGLLYISDVGLKYCGNKRTIDKSVSLKKVYIHRVYDLNENLKYASSDGYNYYINENFNYYFYVFLKEELENRGIVVVENTQDSPYVLRVDLSFNDFYSKFDSNSLFSIIASQLTLKDINTSKTINIKTKQEVKGFYNIKDLPFFTQLLIKQVANKSADIISSL
- the gyrA gene encoding DNA gyrase subunit A; translated protein: MENIFTKDSDIENIDIESSIKSSYLDYSMSVIIGRALPDARDGLKPVHRRILYAMNDLGVGSRSAYKKSARIVGDVIGKYHPHGDTAVYDALVRMAQDFSMRYPSVDGQGNFGSIDGDGAAAMRYTEARMTILAEELLRDIEKDTVDFIPNYDDSMSEPDVLPARVPNLLLNGSSGIAVGMATNIPPHSLNELIDGLLYLIDNKNASLEEIMHFIKGPDFPTGGIIFGKKGIIEAYRTGRGRVKVRAKTHIEKRANKDIIVIDELPYQTNKARLIEQIAELAKEKQIEGIAEVRDESDREGIRVVIELKRDAMSEIVLNNLFKSTTMESTFGVIMLAIHNKEPKVFSLIELLNLFLNHRKTVIIRRTIYELQKARARAHILEGLKIALDNIDEVITLIKNSPDNPTAKNLLMEKFGLSELQSNAILDMKLGRLTGLEREKIDNELRELLAEIERLDQILKSETLLENLIKDELKEIRTKFDVPRITQIEDDYDDIDIEDLIPNENMVVTITHRGYIKRVPSKQYEKQKRGGKGKVAVTTYDDDFIESFFTANTHDTLMFVTDRGQLYWLKVYKIPEGSRTAKGKAVVNLINLQADEKIMAIIPTTDFDESKSLCFFTKNGIVKRTNLSEYQNIRSVGVKAINLDENDELVTAIIVARDENEIANINADENLEIDENLENESSENSEELENITSGKMLFAVTKKGMCIKFPLAKVREIGRVSRGVTAIKFKEKDDEVVGAVVIENDAQEILSVSAKGIGKRTDAGEYRLQSRGGKGVICMKLTAKTKDLIGIVIVDESMDLMALTSSGKMIRVDMQSIRKAGRNTSGVIVVNVENDEVVSIAKCPKEEDEELDAEANMDLNLE
- a CDS encoding ComF family protein, giving the protein MRCFNCHGFSFASFCPACKEELLEYSLGIRELEGNFKVYYFYQYEQIKHLIYFKHKFQGYFVLNALAKLSFAKFKDFFQPSCEINAIALDDKTYKNYSHTAILTKHLKTQFIKPMYHALQASSQHKYSGKSLQFRKDNKRTYKLLKRPKYPVILVDDVVTTGLSLLEAKEFLEKNNIEVLFALVLANAKFDTI